TTTTCCCTTTGGCCCGGGCCAACTCCACCGCCGGTTGACGAGCTCGCCGCGCAATACCCCCTCGCTGCTCCGCACGATCGGTGCCATATCCGTGATGCGAACATCCTCGCGCGCCGGGACGTTCGGCGCGCCCTCGGGCATGTCGATCTTGATTTTCAGATCATCGAAATCTTCGGCAATCGAGGCGATGTCGACTTCCAGCCGGTAATCATTGCACATTCGCTTGGCGCCCCTCGCTCTTGCGACTCATCTTTGTTCCCATTATGTTCCATCCATGTCCATCGCGCCAACGCCTTTTGATCCCGATGCCCCCGACGGCGGCGTGACAGCGCTTGTGCGCCGCAATCCGGACAATATGGCCGAAGTCGAAATGGTCAAAGCGGTCTGGGGTTCCGATCCGCGCTTCTCGGACGGGGTCAATTACCGCTTCGTGCGCACCGAAGGCCGCGCCTTCCCGAACCGCCGCTGCCTGATTCCGGCATCGGAGTTCCGCATGGGCACCGGCGATCATAGATACCGGGTGACGCTCGACAGCGGCAATTTCTTCTATCTCGCCGCCGTCTGGGATCCGCCGCTCGCCGACTGGCCGCTCTCGTACCGCATCCTCACGATCCCGGCGGGCGCCGATGTGATACCCTATCAGTCGCGCCACGGGGTCATCGTCGAGCGCCGCAATGTGATGCACTGGCTCGACGGCACGCTGCCGAACGACGAGCTGTTCGCAGAGCCGCCGCGGCACAGCTTGTTTGTCGAACCGCTGCGGGCGCAAGCCTCGCTCGCGCTGTGACGCGCAGCGCCGCTGCGCGGGCGCCGCAGCCAGACCTCTTCGGTCCGGCCCTGCTTCCCGGCCTCGCCTATCGCGACGATGTCATCACCCCCGCCGAAGAGACCCAGCTGATCGCACGCATCGAGGCGGCAGAGCTGACGCCCTTCCAGTTCCAGCAGTGGGAAGGAAAAAGACTGACGCGATCGTTCGGCTGGACTTATGATTTCCAGACCGGCCGCTTCGCCCCCGGCGAAGCTATACCCGAATGGCTCGACACCATTCGCGACCGCGCCGCCCGATTTGCAGGGATCGATCCGGCCGCGCTCGAGCAGGCTCTCGTCATTCACTATGGGATCGGCGCAGGGATCGGCTGGCACAAGGACCGGCCGGTGTTCGAACATGTCGTCGGCGTCTCGCTCGGCGCACCTGCGACGATGCGCTTCCGCCGGCGATGCGAGAGCAAGTTCGAGCGTGCCACCGCCGAACTCCTTCCTCGCTCGATCTATCATATGCAGGGCGAGGTCCGCGACGATTGGGAATATAGCATCGCCGCGATGGACGTCCCACGCTGGTCGATAACCTTTCGCAGCCTGCGCTGAGGATGGCCAGGCCGCATCGAGACGCGACCCCAAGCCATCATGCCGAAGCCAAAGCAGGCGCGGCGCGTTCAGCCTCGACCGCCTCGATCATCATCGAAAGCGCCGCTACTATGGCGTGATCGAGCACGGCTTCACGTCCGATGTCGCCGAAATGACATTCTTGTCCGCAGCGCCGACCATCACGCGCGTGGCAGGCGAGATAGACCAGCCCAACTTCTTCCTCTTCCTCCTGCGGGCCGCAAAAGCCGGTCAGCGAAATGGCGAAATCGGCGTGACTGTTCGCGAGCGCGCCAGCGGCCATGGCCTCGGCGACCTCGCGGTTGACCGCATCGCAGCGCTCTGCGTCCGAGCGGTCAACGCCCAGTTGCTCGCATTTGGCATCGATCGAATAGACGACGAAGCCGCGCTCGAGATGCGAACCCAGGTCGACGTCTCGCGCCATAAGGGCGGCCAGTTGGCCGCCCGTACAGCTTTCGGCGGTCGCCCAGCGAAGCGCGCTCCCGCGGAGTGCCTCCGCCAGGCGGCGCACATGCATCGCGATGCCGCGCTGCGCCGACATGTCAGCGTTACATCGTGGTTGTTTCGGCGGGCGGCAGCCCAGCGGTTTCGGCCTGCGCCTTCAGCTCTTCCTTGCGGGCGAGCATCTTCTCGCCGAGCGCATCAAGATCGACGTCGGCGGCACGCGCTTGCTGGAACATGTTGTCGTGCTGCTTCTCTTCTTCCTTCACATGATGCTCGATCTCTTCCTTCAGCACGGTGACCTTGGAATCGAAAAATTCGTCATCGGGGCTCGATGCGACGATCTCGTTGATCAGAATCTTCGCGCCGTCATGCTCGACATAGGCTTCCTTGAGCAGGTCGTCGTCGATCTTGCCCTTGAGCGCCGGGTAGAAGACCTCTTCCTCGATCTGCGCATGGATTTTGAGTTCGGTGCAGATCTGGTCGGCAAGCTTGCCCTTGGCGCTGCTGCCGTTCGCCTTGTCGAACTCGGCAAACAATTTCTCGACGGTGCGATGATCGGCCGCGAGAATATGGGTCGCGTCGGTGTCGATCGGTTTCATCTCAGTCTCCTCATGTTGCTCTCCCCGCCGACAGGAAGGCAACGGTGGAGACAGGTGAAAGTTGCGGCCCCGATCAGCGCGCGCCACCCATTGATCGATCCGCCGCCGCGCCGGGAAGCAGCGCAAAACCGGGCGGTCAGCGTCCGCCGGCGCCTTCGCGGCCGGCGCGCGTGTCCTGTTCCTCGCCCACGCGCGTACCGCTTTCGGGATTATAGTTTGCCGGGATGCTGCCGCCGCTGTCGGGATCGCGCTTCGGATCGCGATCGAACGTATCGCTCGGGCGCCGCGCCGAGCCCTTCGGCTGGTTTTCGGTCGGTATGTTGGGATTGCGGGTTTTCTCGGTCGGCACGTCGCGGACTTTGCGATCGTCGGTCATGATACCTCCTTCTGCGGCAGCTGCCGCCGTTCATGCATCCGAGATCGTCTCGTCCTCGATCGCGGCGTGGATCATCCGGTCCCAGATATCGGCATCGCCGACCGCGAGCATGGCCGCGCTCGGCTCGCGCAACGTCCGCAGCACGGCGAGCGCGGCGGCGCTATATTCCGGCCAGAGCGCGTCGACCGCGTCGCCCGCCGAGGCCATGTCGCCTTCGGCATTCTTGCTGAGAGCATGGCCCGCGAGCGCGCGCGACACGCGTTCGACAGGCGACGTGAGCGCCCGATCGAGCTCCTGGGCCATCACTTGGCCTTCAGATAGTCGCGGACCTTGTCGGCACTGTTGCCGACGGCATCGACTGCTTCGCGCAGTTCGGCCTCGCTGACGCCAAGGCTGGCCGACCAGTCGCGCACTTCATAATCTTCGCTGAGGCTGATCCGATCGCGATCGGGCGAGCCCACGCTTTTCTTGTCGTCTGCCATGGCAACCTCCTTATGTCCTTCACGACCAACGTCCGCTGACCGCGCGAGTTGCACCGGGAGCGATCGCGGAACGAAAGGCTGGAAATCGCGTCTATTCGGCATGGCCGACCCGACCGTCACCGCGCTTCGCGAAGCCGCAAGTCACCGCGGCTTCCGTCTTGTCGCGTCACGCAAGCGCACGCCCGGAACCGGCGACTATGGCAAGTTCGGGCTGACCGACGGCAAGGGCAAGCCCCTGCTCGGCGTCGGTGACAACGGGCTTACCGCGAGCGCAAGTGAGATCGAGGACTATCTGCGCGGCGGCGAACTCGCGACCTGGAAAAAATCGGCGGCGGTCGCGCCCAATGCGCCGCGCGAAGCCAAACGCGCCGCGAGCCAGAAGGCGCCGGAACCGACGCCGCGTCCTGCCTCAGCCAAAGCCGGGTCTGGGCCAGACAAGAAGCCTCCCGACAAGCCAGCTCGCGCCCCGAGCAAAGGGGCCGCTCCGAAGAAGAGCAGCGAACCCCGCTGCTTCGCATTCGCAAGGCCACCCCGTCGGACACCGCCGCGATCACCAAACTCCTCACTAGCCCGAGCCGGGCGGCGAAGCAGGCCGCCGCGATCGCGGAGCGCATCATGCAGTTCGGCAAGCCGGGCAACGGCCTGTTGGTCGCGGAGCGGGACAAGCCGATTGCATGCCTCGCCTGGACCTTGACCCCCGCCCTCCATCGCCCCCTTTCCGGCCGCATCGCGACGATCATCGTCGACGAGAAGCACCGCCGCGAGGGTGTCGGCCGCGCGCTGATCGAGGCTGCGGCCGCGCTCATGGCCAAGGCCGGATGCGAAAGCGTCGAAGCGATGAGCGACATCGACATCCGCAGCGCGCATGGCTTCTTCCGCAAACTGGGCTTCGCGGAAACCAGCTACCGCTTCGCCAGATCGATCGCGGCAGCACGATGAAGATCGCGACCTATAATGTGAACGGGATCGGCGGCCGCTTACCCGTGTTGCTCAAATGGCTGGCGCTGGCCAAGCCCGACATCGTCGTCTTACAGGAATTAAAAGCGCCGCAAGAGGCGTTTCCCGAGACCGCGATTGAGGCCGCCGGCTATCAGTCGATCTGGCACGGCCAGAGCCGCTGGAACGGCGTCGCGCTGCTAAGCCGTGTCGGCGAGATCCACGAGACGCGTCGCGGCCTGCCCGGCGATCCGAGTGACGAACAGAGCCGCTATATCGAAGCGGCGGTCGACGGCGTGCTGATCGCCGGCCTATATCTTCCCAACGGCAATCCCCGTCCCGGACCCAAGTTCGCTTACAAGATGGCGTGGATGGCGCGCCTTCACGCCCATCTCGCAACGCTCGTCGATCTCAAAGCGCCGGTCGTCGTGCTCGGCGACTTCAACGTCATTCCGACCGACGAGGATGTTTATAAGCCCGAGCGCTGGAAGAATGACGCGCTCTTCGCGCCCGAGGCCAAGGCCGCCTATCAACATCTGCTCGACCAAGGCTGGACCGATGCAATCCGTCACCTTCACCCAAAGGAGACGATCTACACCTTCTGGCATTATTGGCGGAATTCGTTCGAGCGCAACGCCGGCATCCGCATCGATCATTTGCTTCTGAACAAGGCTGCCAAGAAACGGTTGAAGGCCGCCCAAGTCGACCTGCGCCCGCGAGGCTGGGAAAAGACGAGCGACCATACGCCGGTCTGGATCGAGCTTGGCGAACCCGCGAAACGGAAGCCAAAGGCGCCATCATGATCGAACCCGAGACCTTCATTCTCTACGAAAAAGGCTGGTGCCCGAACAACGCGCGCCTGCCCGTCCTCCTATATCGCGGCGCGGTCAAAGCTGAAGGCAAGACGGCCGCCGAACGCTTCGAGCAGCTCTTCGCCGACCATGGCTGGCCCCCGCAGTGGCGCGACACGATCTTCGATTATCATCATTATCATTCGACAGCGCACGAGGCGCTGGGCGTTTTCGCGGGCTTCGCGACGCTGATGCTCGGCGGACCCGGAGGCCGCATGGTCGAAGTCCAGGCTGGCGACGCGCTCGTCCTGCCGGTCGGCACCGGCCATTGCCGCATCGCGGCGAGCGAGGATTTTGAGGTCGTCGGCGCCTATCCGCGGAGGATGGAGTGGCACATTTGCACCGAGGCACCCGGCCCTGAGGCTCGCACGCGCATGCGAAACCTACCCGCGCCCCGCAGCGATCCCGTCACCGGTCGTCCCGGCTTTTTCGAAGCGCCGACCAACGACTGAGGCGACACCGCATGGCGGCACCATCCACAGGTGGGGCGCCTTCGCCGACATTTCGGCGAGCAAGTTGCCGCCATCCCACAGTTCGATGTCCGCGTCGCCGCTGCGTCCGTCGGCGAGATAGCGCGCGTGGTCGCGATCGTCGGCGTCGAGCTCGACGCGCTCGGGCGCGGCGCCGGGCGATTTGATCAAGAGATAGAAGCGGGCCATGCTCCTTGTCAGTTGCGACCGGGGCTGCCCCGCCGCGATTGGACCCGCGAACCTTGCGGCAGCGAGATTGATATTATGTAAAATCGGCCCCGCATTCAACCCGGTGCACCCGTCCACATCGCAGGTGGACGCAAGAAACAAAAAAGGTTCACCCCCGGCAAAGACCGCAGGAACAAAGGCGGGGGCATAGGCGTTTCACTAACCTGTCCAGACGAAAGGATGGTCAGATTTAAGTCCTGTCTTCGGACGGATATTAGGTAAGCCCCTCCGCAGAGATGCGGTGGGGCTTACCGCATTCGGCCTCCCCAATATCAATGTCGCCGGCTCGGAGAGCCCGAACAAACGCACTCTTGGCAGGCCCGCAGCCGGACGGCGTGCGATGCGCGCCAGTGCCTAGCGAGCCGAGTGCGCCGCGCGGCCCACCATCAGCGCGACCCCTGGCCGAACCTGCCGAGGCCATAGTGCGCCCATCAGATGCTGCGCTCAATTGCTAATCGTGGCCGAAAGCTGTCGCTTTGCGTCAGTAATAGCTCGAAAGCGGCCGCCGCCCATTTCTGAGCTTGGCCCCGACTTCTGACGCCTCGTCATCCAAGCTGCGCAATCGTTGCCA
This window of the Sphingopyxis sp. CCNWLW2 genome carries:
- a CDS encoding hemerythrin domain-containing protein, which encodes MKPIDTDATHILAADHRTVEKLFAEFDKANGSSAKGKLADQICTELKIHAQIEEEVFYPALKGKIDDDLLKEAYVEHDGAKILINEIVASSPDDEFFDSKVTVLKEEIEHHVKEEEKQHDNMFQQARAADVDLDALGEKMLARKEELKAQAETAGLPPAETTTM
- a CDS encoding SOS response-associated peptidase family protein, whose protein sequence is MSIAPTPFDPDAPDGGVTALVRRNPDNMAEVEMVKAVWGSDPRFSDGVNYRFVRTEGRAFPNRRCLIPASEFRMGTGDHRYRVTLDSGNFFYLAAVWDPPLADWPLSYRILTIPAGADVIPYQSRHGVIVERRNVMHWLDGTLPNDELFAEPPRHSLFVEPLRAQASLAL
- a CDS encoding CinA family protein: MSAQRGIAMHVRRLAEALRGSALRWATAESCTGGQLAALMARDVDLGSHLERGFVVYSIDAKCEQLGVDRSDAERCDAVNREVAEAMAAGALANSHADFAISLTGFCGPQEEEEEVGLVYLACHARDGRRCGQECHFGDIGREAVLDHAIVAALSMMIEAVEAERAAPALASA
- a CDS encoding alpha-ketoglutarate-dependent dioxygenase AlkB, with protein sequence MTRSAAARAPQPDLFGPALLPGLAYRDDVITPAEETQLIARIEAAELTPFQFQQWEGKRLTRSFGWTYDFQTGRFAPGEAIPEWLDTIRDRAARFAGIDPAALEQALVIHYGIGAGIGWHKDRPVFEHVVGVSLGAPATMRFRRRCESKFERATAELLPRSIYHMQGEVRDDWEYSIAAMDVPRWSITFRSLR
- a CDS encoding cupin — translated: MIEPETFILYEKGWCPNNARLPVLLYRGAVKAEGKTAAERFEQLFADHGWPPQWRDTIFDYHHYHSTAHEALGVFAGFATLMLGGPGGRMVEVQAGDALVLPVGTGHCRIAASEDFEVVGAYPRRMEWHICTEAPGPEARTRMRNLPAPRSDPVTGRPGFFEAPTND
- a CDS encoding GNAT family N-acetyltransferase, which codes for MTKLLTSPSRAAKQAAAIAERIMQFGKPGNGLLVAERDKPIACLAWTLTPALHRPLSGRIATIIVDEKHRREGVGRALIEAAAALMAKAGCESVEAMSDIDIRSAHGFFRKLGFAETSYRFARSIAAAR
- the xth gene encoding exodeoxyribonuclease III → MKIATYNVNGIGGRLPVLLKWLALAKPDIVVLQELKAPQEAFPETAIEAAGYQSIWHGQSRWNGVALLSRVGEIHETRRGLPGDPSDEQSRYIEAAVDGVLIAGLYLPNGNPRPGPKFAYKMAWMARLHAHLATLVDLKAPVVVLGDFNVIPTDEDVYKPERWKNDALFAPEAKAAYQHLLDQGWTDAIRHLHPKETIYTFWHYWRNSFERNAGIRIDHLLLNKAAKKRLKAAQVDLRPRGWEKTSDHTPVWIELGEPAKRKPKAPS
- a CDS encoding DUF3606 domain-containing protein, whose amino-acid sequence is MADDKKSVGSPDRDRISLSEDYEVRDWSASLGVSEAELREAVDAVGNSADKVRDYLKAK